One Primulina huaijiensis isolate GDHJ02 chromosome 5, ASM1229523v2, whole genome shotgun sequence DNA segment encodes these proteins:
- the LOC140977840 gene encoding abscisic acid receptor PYL4-like translates to MKPVWISPVSANVSMPENAMNHHTHAVGSNQCCSAVVQSIDAPLDTVWSLVRRFDRPQAYKLFLKSCHIILGGGEVGTLREVRVVSGLPAESSTERLEVLDDERHVLSFSIVGGDNRLNNYRSVTTLHAAPPPNAGGGDGVGSSGTATVVVESYVVDVPQGNTKEETCLFVDTILRCNLRSLAKIALNLTKQ, encoded by the coding sequence ATGAAGCCCGTGTGGATTTCACCAGTTTCCGCCAATGTATCAATGCCGGAAAACGCTATGAACCACCACACTCACGCGGTGGGGTCAAACCAGTGCTGTTCGGCGGTGGTGCAATCCATTGACGCGCCTCTGGACACCGTATGGTCGCTCGTCCGCCGTTTCGACAGGCCGCAGGCGTACAAGCTCTTCCTGAAAAGCTGCCATATCATCCTCGGAGGCGGCGAAGTGGGCACTCTCCGGGAGGTGCGGGTTGTGTCCGGTCTTCCTGCTGAGTCCAGCACAGAGAGGCTCGAAGTCTTGGACGATGAGAGGCACGTCTTGAGTTTCAGCATCGTCGGCGGTGATAACCGGTTGAACAATTATCGATCCGTTACAACCCTCCATGCAGCACCGCCGCCAAATGCTGGCGGCGGCGACGGTGTCGGAAGTAGTGGAACTGCGACCGTGGTCGTAGAATCGTATGTTGTTGATGTGCCTCAAGGGAATACCAAAGAAGAAACTTGTCTGTTTGTTGATACAATTTTGAGGTGCAATCTTCGGTCTTTGGCCAAAATCGCTTTAAATTTGACAAAACAAtaa
- the LOC140977034 gene encoding laccase-12-like — MVVNSKPFCSFLLYLGLYLLSTSAMPKTNATVHYHDFVVQATPVKRLCKTHNSITVNGMYPGPTLEVNNGDTLVVSVVNRARYNVTIHWHGVRQMRTGWADGPEFVTQCPIRPGGSYTYRFTIQEQEGTLWWHAHSSWLRATVYGALIIRPKKGDSYPFAKPKRETNLLLGEWWDANPIDVVREATRTGGTPNVSDAYTINGQPGDLYNCSKKDTVIVPVDSGETNLLRVVNSALNQQLFFQVANHKLTVVAADASYVKPFTTSVLMLGPGQTTDVLITADQAPTRYYIAARAYASAQGAPFDNTTTTAILEYKSAPCPAKGVSVKPIMPILPAFNDTATATAFTSSFRSPRQVPVPTDIDENLFITAGLGLNNCPPGSRPRNCQGPNGTRFAASMNNISFQLPSTFSLLQAHQQGIRGVFTSDFPANPPLKFDYTGNVSRSIWQPIPGTKVYRLKYGATVQVVLQGTNIFTSENHPIHLHGYDFYILAEGFGNFNPRKDTAKFNLIDPPLRNTASLPVGGWTVIRFIADNPGVWLFHCHLDVHINWGLAMAFLVENGVGELETLEHPPADLPVC; from the exons ATGGTGGTAAATAGCAAACCTTTTTGCTCTTTCCTGCTCTACTTAGGCCTCTATCTCCTTTCTACAAGCGCAATGCCGAAAACTAATGCAACAGTTCATTACCATGATTTTGTT GTGCAAGCAACACCAGTGAAAAGGCTGTGCAAAACTCACAACTCAATTACGGTGAATGGGATGTATCCCGGACCAACATTAGAAGTAAACAATGGTGACACTCTAGTGGTCAGCGTGGTTAACAGAGCACGTTACAATGTCACGATTCACTG GCATGGAGTGAGGCAAATGAGGACTGGATGGGCCGATGGACCTGAATTTGTGACACAGTGTCCTATCAGACCAGGAGGGAGTTACACGTACCGTTTCACAATCCAAGAACAAGAAGGTACTCTCTGGTGGCATGCGCACAGTTCTTGGCTCAGGGCTACTGTGTATGGTGCGTTGATCATCCGTCCAAAAAAAGGGGATTCGTATCCTTTTGCTAAGCCAAAGCGCGAAACTAATCTGCTTCTTG GCGAGTGGTGGGATGCCAACCCTATCGATGTTGTAAGAGAAGCTACAAGAACAGGAGGGACTCCGAATGTGTCCGATGCTTACACCATAAATGGTCAACCTGGGGATCTTTACAACTGCTCCAAGAAAG ATACAGTAATAGTTCCAGTGGACTCTGGCGAGACGAATCTTCTCAGGGTAGTAAATTCCGCACTTAACCAACAACTTTTCTTCCAAGTTGCCAATCACAAGCTCACTGTAGTCGCCGCTGATGCATCTTATGTGAAGCCCTTTACCACCTCGGTACTCATGCTCGGACCGGGACAAACAACTGATGTCCTGATCACTGCTGATCAGGCACCAACCAGATATTACATCGCGGCACGCGCGTATGCCAGTGCTCAAGGTGCACCATTTGACAATACCACCACAACAGCTATTCTTGAATACAAATCCGCACCTTGCCCTGCTAAAGGAGTCTCGGTTAAACCAATCATGCCTATCCTGCCGGCGTTCAATGACACCGCCACAGCCACAGCCTTCACATCAAGCTTCAGAAGCCCAAGACAAGTTCCAGTTCCCACtgatattgatgaaaatctcTTCATTACAGCTGGTCTAGGACTCAACAACTGTCCCCCTGGTTCCAGGCCTAGGAACTGCCAAGGTCCAAACGGAACTAGATTTGCTGCCAGCATGAACAATATATCGTTCCAGCTCCCATCAACCTTTTCCTTGTTGCAAGCACATCAACAAGGTATACGAGGAGTTTTTACAAGCGACTTCCCAGCAAATCCACCACTGAAGTTCGACTACACGGGTAATGTGAGCCGGTCGATATGGCAACCCATTCCGGGAACCAAGGTGTACAGACTAAAATACGGGGCTACGGTGCAAGTAGTCTTACAGGGAACAAATATATTCACATCTGAGAACCACCCGATTCATCTTCACGGGTATGATTTTTACATACTTGCCGAGGGCTTCGGCAATTTCAATCCAAGAAAGGACACAGCAAAATTCAACCTCATTGATCCACCTCTACGAAATACAGCGAGTTTGCCCGTTGGCGGATGGACAGTGATCAGATTCATCGCTGATAACCCAG GAGTGTGGCTGTTCCACTGTCACCTGGATGTCCACATCAACTGGGGCCTGGCCATGGCTTTCCTGGTGGAAAATGGTGTCGGAGAATTGGAAACTTTAGAACACCCTCCAGCTGATCTTCCTGTCTGCTGA